The following DNA comes from Chitinophaga nivalis.
TCGGCCGTCACCGGCATATCTGCCTGCTGAATGCCCGCTCTGTTACGCAGCAATTTAATTGTCTGATTCCAGTCTTCGGGCGAGAAATCATTTAATACGGCTTTCGCCTCTGCTTCATTGAGCAATACTTCCGCATAGCGGATGATAGGGATGGAGTTGTTATTTTCTCCTACACCGTCTGTTGCCTTAGCATCCAGTGTATACTTCAACGGCTGATAACCGGTATAGCTATACGTAAAATCAGGCGGTGCTGCTTGTCCTTCGCGGTTGTATTTACCCATGCGGATGGTTTGCTGCAAACGCAGGTCCCTGTTTTTCACTTCTTCCTGAAAAGGTATTTTATCGAAATCTGCTTTGTCGGTAAAGCGGCTGCCATCCCGGTTCAGGTAGGTATCAGTAAATGTTTTCACCAGGCTCAAACGGTTGCCATAGGTAGCACTGGTAAAGAACCAGTTGGCATCGTTGAATACCCGCCAGCTTTTGTTACATACATAGGCCAGTATTACCTCATCCGCATTCGGTGTTTCATTGATAAACAGGTTGCGGTAATTCATGGCAGGATCACCACTGGCGTTGAGTTTATACTGCCCGCTTTTCCGCACTTCCGCTGCAGCGCTGGCAGCAGCTTTCAGCCACACATCGGCATTGGGTAAATTTAATGCCGAACGATATTTACGGAAAGTGCCTTCAAACAAACATACCCGTGATTTAAATGCCAGCGCCACCCATTTGGTGATCTGTGAGCAGCTGTTGTCTTTTTTTGCCCGGATATTGGCGCAGGCAAAGTCCAGGTCGGCCAACACGCTGTCCATTACATTTACCCGCGGATCACGTCCTTTATAGAGATCCGGATCGGAGATGGTCATGGTTTTATTGTACCAGGGTACATCACCGAAACGTTTTACTTTTTCGAAATAGAACATGGCCCGGAAAAAGCGCGCCAGTCCGGCATAGTGATTCCTGGCTTCTGTTGTTACATTGGCCTGGCCATAATGTTCCAGGAAATAATTGATATTACGTAACTCCTTCCAATCCCAGCCATTGGCCTGCGTTGCCGTATAGGCGCCCGGACGGATATACGCATTGGCATCTTTCCCGGCCAGATAATCGCTCATGACATCTCCCCGGATAATATCATTACCGGAAGGCAGGATGTTGTAAAAAGAGTTGGCATATAACTGCAGATCTGATTCTGTTTTAAAAGCGTTGTCCGGACTCAGTTTGTCGAATGGTTTCAGATCAAGCTCCTTCTTACATCCCACCATTACCAGGACCAATAACAGGTAAATACTATTTTTCATTGTAGTAAGCATTAAACGTTAAAAAGTGACACTCACACCAACCGTATATGTTTTCAACATCGGATAAGACATTCCATTTCCCGCACCCTTACTCAGCTCCGGATCTCCGCCTTCAATTACTTCGGGATCCAGCGTTCTCATAATGCGGTACATCGGCGACCATGTCCACAGGTTTTGTCCGGTGAAATAGATACGTGCCTGCTGTATCTTCGCTTTCGAGATCCATTCCTTTGGCAGGTTATATCCCACCGTCAGGTTTTTCAGGCGCACATAAGCCACGTTCTGTACATATTTCTGTTGTTTCACCGTTAACTCCGCATTTGCATTCAGTGCGGTATAGCCACGGAAGCGGGGGAAATAGGCATCCGGATTTTCTTCTGACCAGCGATTATCCAGAATTTCTGCAGGCATCCAGCTGTAAGGACGATTGTACTGGCCCCAGAAAAGGGATGCATCTGTACCCGGCCACCAGTCTCTTTTTCCTACTCCCTGGAAGAACACATTGATAAAGAAATTATTCCAGCTGGCGGCACCTGTTACGCCAAAAGCATAACGTGGCTCGGAGTTACCCACTACCTGCTGATCGCCCGGATCACCCAAAGTACCTTTACCCTGATCTATTTTCCCGTTGCCATCGAGGTCTTTATAACGGATATCACCCGGTTTCAGGATGTTGGCATTGGATACCCTTATAAAAGACTGATCTACTTTATGGTTTTTAATGGCTGCCTCATTTTCGAAATAACCATCGTTCACAAATCCCCAGAAATCACCTACCCGCATTCCTTCATAGTAGGTATTAATAAGTCCGCTGGGGTTATTGAAACGGGTGATATAAGATACATTGTCAGATAATACCACCCCAACAGAATAGTTAAAAGGCTTGCCATCTGCCTGGAAGGCATCGCTCCAGTTGACAGATAGCTCCCATCCTTTTGTTTTCAGATCGGCATAGTTGCCTTTGGGTACACTGTCGCCAAATACAGCAGGTAAGGGTTGGCCAACGGTAAACATATTAGTGGTATACCGGGTGTATTTATCAAAGTTTACTTTCAGCCGGTTGCTGAGGAAAGCAGCATCCACGCCCACATTCACGGTAGTAGATTTTTCCCAGGTCAGACCATCCGGAATGACATTGGGTTTCTGGGTATAATCCGGTAAGATACCGCCGATCACCATCCCCATTTTCTTTACCGCCATTTTCTCCAGGAACTGATAAGGATCTACGTTACCATTGCCCAGGGAACCATAGGAGGCGCGGATTTTAAAATCGGAAACAGCTGCCGGAGAAATGTGCCAGAATTTTTCTTTAGATACACGCCAGCCGGCAGATGCAGATGGGAAGAAGCCATACTGCTGCGTACGCGGGAACTTGGAAGAACCATCATAACGACCGTTTACTTCCAGCAGGTATCTTTCATCATAGTTATAATTCAAACGGAAAAATCCACCGAGTGTACGCCACTCATAACCGCCACCCGTCAGGCGATAATCCAGTCCGTTCATCAGGGAGAAGTCCGGCAAATCGGTATTGATAATGCCATCCCGCTGGAAATAACGGGATTTGTATAACGTATTTTCATAGTTATACCCCATCAATATTTTAAAATAATGTTTCGCGAAGCGTTGTTCAAAATCCGCGTACAGGTTCATACCGGTGTAATTGGTGCGGCCCTGGTCTTCATTCATTTTGCTTTCCCCGCGGGTCAGTATTACACCCGGCGCTTTGCTGTAAGGCACCGGTGTATATAAACGGGTTTCCACACCGGAGGTATGTGCATAGGTAAAGTCGCCGTTTATATGCAGCCTGTTGTCCAGAAAGCTGGTCGTAAAGCGGGAAGTATTACGCAACATTAACTGCGTCTGATCGGAATAGTTATTACCGCTGATAAAGCTGCCGAAAACAATCGACGCATTTTCCGTTAAAGTACCATCCGGATTTTTCAGCATCGCTACCGGGAACGCCTCATCGGAGATTCTTCTCCACACAGGGGTATTACCGGGATGATTGAGGATAGGATAAAAATAAGTACGTTGGGAGAAATCAAAGTTATTTTCCACACGGAGCCAGGAGAATGGTTTCACTGCTCCTTTTGCCCGCACATTGTACATTTTGAATTTATCCGGATTATAACGGAAGATACCATTCTGCGACATATATCTGCCGGAGAGATAATATTCAGATTTTGCACTACCACCGGAAACGGATAATGTTTGTTCCGTAGCCGGATTATTATCTGCATATAATTCTTTAAACCAGTCGGTACT
Coding sequences within:
- a CDS encoding RagB/SusD family nutrient uptake outer membrane protein; protein product: MKNSIYLLLVLVMVGCKKELDLKPFDKLSPDNAFKTESDLQLYANSFYNILPSGNDIIRGDVMSDYLAGKDANAYIRPGAYTATQANGWDWKELRNINYFLEHYGQANVTTEARNHYAGLARFFRAMFYFEKVKRFGDVPWYNKTMTISDPDLYKGRDPRVNVMDSVLADLDFACANIRAKKDNSCSQITKWVALAFKSRVCLFEGTFRKYRSALNLPNADVWLKAAASAAAEVRKSGQYKLNASGDPAMNYRNLFINETPNADEVILAYVCNKSWRVFNDANWFFTSATYGNRLSLVKTFTDTYLNRDGSRFTDKADFDKIPFQEEVKNRDLRLQQTIRMGKYNREGQAAPPDFTYSYTGYQPLKYTLDAKATDGVGENNNSIPIIRYAEVLLNEAEAKAVLNDFSPEDWNQTIKLLRNRAGIQQADMPVTADPFLMKKYFPGVSDAVLLEIRRERGIELALEGFRFYDLIRWDAGKLLENVYDGLYVAAMDVLMDLNEDGKPDVSFVKKTPATKVPGVYYFLIDDDQTRLSEGTKGNLIWLSNIERKWETYKYVYPIPYNEIVLNPALKQNKDWQ
- a CDS encoding SusC/RagA family TonB-linked outer membrane protein, encoding MRHRYQVVTGGALPLMNQLAAKKTTGISCCKLICMLLLICSNWLPAHAQKKAWIKGLIEDEKGRPIPGASVQLKSGPDSLKRYAVTNEQGVFIFDDSQQQGPFVFSIVYVGYVTQHITKTHLDPQKEHSIYVVLKESSAALGEVVVVGYGTQKKLNLTGAVDQVGKEVFENRPMTSATKGLQGALPNLNIRITDGKPIRGATYNVRGTTSIGAGGSALVLIDGVPGDPDLLNPNDIESVSVLKDAASAAIYGARGSFGVVLITTKHPAKDRTQLTYSGNYSLNDRTIRPNLITNGYEWAKNFDEAFYAWNDYKSHPQKANSVFPFSLDYLDELKRRNEDPSLPQTVVDPATGNYIYYGSTDWFKELYADNNPATEQTLSVSGGSAKSEYYLSGRYMSQNGIFRYNPDKFKMYNVRAKGAVKPFSWLRVENNFDFSQRTYFYPILNHPGNTPVWRRISDEAFPVAMLKNPDGTLTENASIVFGSFISGNNYSDQTQLMLRNTSRFTTSFLDNRLHINGDFTYAHTSGVETRLYTPVPYSKAPGVILTRGESKMNEDQGRTNYTGMNLYADFEQRFAKHYFKILMGYNYENTLYKSRYFQRDGIINTDLPDFSLMNGLDYRLTGGGYEWRTLGGFFRLNYNYDERYLLEVNGRYDGSSKFPRTQQYGFFPSASAGWRVSKEKFWHISPAAVSDFKIRASYGSLGNGNVDPYQFLEKMAVKKMGMVIGGILPDYTQKPNVIPDGLTWEKSTTVNVGVDAAFLSNRLKVNFDKYTRYTTNMFTVGQPLPAVFGDSVPKGNYADLKTKGWELSVNWSDAFQADGKPFNYSVGVVLSDNVSYITRFNNPSGLINTYYEGMRVGDFWGFVNDGYFENEAAIKNHKVDQSFIRVSNANILKPGDIRYKDLDGNGKIDQGKGTLGDPGDQQVVGNSEPRYAFGVTGAASWNNFFINVFFQGVGKRDWWPGTDASLFWGQYNRPYSWMPAEILDNRWSEENPDAYFPRFRGYTALNANAELTVKQQKYVQNVAYVRLKNLTVGYNLPKEWISKAKIQQARIYFTGQNLWTWSPMYRIMRTLDPEVIEGGDPELSKGAGNGMSYPMLKTYTVGVSVTF